The genomic interval ACCGAATGGGCAGGCCCAGTCGAGAACTCGAACATTGCTGGCTACAAAGACCTGATGAGTTCACCGTACATCATGCCAGGCGTGTCGGACGGTGGTGCGCACGTGAAGTTCATCACCCCAGCGATCTACCCAACCGAAGTGTTGTCGTGGCTCGTCCGTGAGACCAACACGTTGTCACTCGAAGAAGCGCACTTCCGCCTCAGCGGCTTGATGGCATGGGCGGCAGGCTTCAAGGATCGTGGCACGCTACGTGAAGGCCAAGCGGCGGACATCGTCGTCTACGACATCAACACCGTGAACTCACTCCCAAGTGAGATCCTTTACGATCTACCAGCTAACGAATGGCGGCGCGTGCAGAAGGCGACCGGCTACAAACACATCCTGATCAATGGTGAAGAAACCTTCCAGGATGGTAATTGCACCGGCGCAACCCCAGGCAAACTGCTCCGCAGTGGCCGCGCGGTTGACTAACCAATAGTTAGTCGCTGACTCAACGAACGGGGCAATGGAAACGTTGCCCCGTTTTGTTTGTAGAGAAGAAACAGCCGCAAGACGAAGAGATAAATCCTGCTGCTGGGACGGAAGGCCACACTATAGATTGAGAAAAGGGTGACTGAGCCATTTATTTTTTCTATGCATTAAGCACCTCCCCTATATTTTAGACGAGGGATGTTGGTGCTACCCTTGCTTCATTAACGTATGTCCTAAAAGGAGAGAGTCTATGACTGTATTGGTGCGTCGGCTGCTTCTTTCAGCAATAGGGTTCTTTGCTTTTCTTTTTGCTTCAGTTGTCGTCTTCGAGGAGTACGCAGAAGCCCGAGCTGGAGGGGGTCGTTCGGGAGGTTTTCGCGGTTCCCGCAGTTACGATTCCCCATCGCACTCAGCACCAGGCTATGCAAACCCGCAACGTCAAAATGCGGTTCCTTCAACTCCACAAGCTGCACCAATGGCACCACAAGCCGGTGGTTTCATGCGTGGCCTCGGCACGGCCATGCTCGGTGGGTTCTTAGGTTCCATGTTGTTCTCCAGTCTTGCTCACGCTGGTGGTTTCGGAGGCCTTGGCGGTAGTGGATTCGGCCTCTTTGAATTAGTGCTCTTGGCTGGTCTCGGATACTTTCTCTACAAAAAATTTATGACCCCAGCGGCAGCAACCGGTTATGGTTCGATGCCCTATCGGCAGACCAATTACCAGGCACCCAACACCTTTGGTTCTCAGGCGCCTGTCAATGCTCCGTTCCAAGCGACACCGTCGTCCGATCATGTCGATTACCGAACACTCTCGGCAATGGACCCCGATTTCTCCTCTGAGAAGTTTCTCAAGACAGCTCAGGATCTTTTCTTCAAGATTCAAGGCGCCTGGAATAAGCAGGATACAACAACGTTACGCTCGTTGTGTGGCAATGAACTCATGCAAATGTGGGAAGAGGAGATCAACAATCTACGTTCACGTGGTCAACAGAACAAAATGGAAAATATCGCTTTACGTGAGAGCACCATCACGGAAGCATGGACCGAAAGTGGCGAAGATTTCATCACCATCAAGTTGTTAGCAAATCTGTTGGATTACACCGTTGAGACTAAGAGCAACACGGTTGTCAGTGGTAGCGA from Deltaproteobacteria bacterium carries:
- a CDS encoding Tim44 domain-containing protein; the protein is MTVLVRRLLLSAIGFFAFLFASVVVFEEYAEARAGGGRSGGFRGSRSYDSPSHSAPGYANPQRQNAVPSTPQAAPMAPQAGGFMRGLGTAMLGGFLGSMLFSSLAHAGGFGGLGGSGFGLFELVLLAGLGYFLYKKFMTPAAATGYGSMPYRQTNYQAPNTFGSQAPVNAPFQATPSSDHVDYRTLSAMDPDFSSEKFLKTAQDLFFKIQGAWNKQDTTTLRSLCGNELMQMWEEEINNLRSRGQQNKMENIALRESTITEAWTESGEDFITIKLLANLLDYTVETKSNTVVSGSDSDSVQFEEYWTFSRSVGPNSWKLSAVQQA